The region TTCACGGGGAGCTATATGGTCTCAAAAACAACTGAAAAACCATTGACGGTTACCGTGTCGACCCTCATCCTGTATTTCCCGGAGTAGTATTTGTCAAAGATGTATTTCAGCAAATTTAGATGTATCTCGGAAACAGCGACGCTCCTCATATCATGGTAGAACACAAAATTGAGCCTGTTTCCATCCCTTTCAACCTCCGCATGCTCAGCCCTGTTCAGAATTTTCCAGAGCGTGCATATGTTCTCAAGCAACTCTTCGAGACTCAAATCGCTGATTGGCTTTTTTGATATGTACTTGACCGCCATTTCAAGCATGCTCTCCTTAACCGCCCTGTCTGGATCACCCTCGGCAAGGGCTGTATAGTGGTCCTTTGCACAGAGAGTGAAATTGAGCTCTTTGACAAAACCAAGGAGGATTAAATCCTCATTGCTGACAACACTAGCACGTTCTGAATTGTACTGGAGCTCCACAGCCTTTTCGATAACCGCACTCAGCGTCCCGTACTCTTTCTTAAGTTCCTCTATTTTTCTGAGCGTCTGTGGCGACACTGTTGTATGGATTCGTGTTTTTGGCATATTTGATTATCTGGAAAATGCAGCTTTAAATTTGTTTTTGAGAGTTTGGTCTGATCAATTTCAGCAAGAGTTTTCTGCACCACTTTCGAGCGGAAAAAAATCGCTGTCAGGAACACATGGTTGCTCGCAACTGGCCAAATAATTGAATATTTCACCTGCATTTATTCTGCTTTGGGAGATTATGCAGGCACCTCACTTCCATAAGCTATTGCAAGACCTCTTGCTATCGTTTCATCGCCTCTCCTGACCTCCAGCCTGCAGAATGCAACTTTTCTGCCGTATTCTATCTCTGCTTCTGCAGTAAGTCTGTCACCATGAAATGCCGGTTTGATAAAATCCATTCTTATTGAGAGTGCGAATCTGGAGTAATTGCCGGAATTTACTGCAAGAGCAAAGGCAAAATCGGCCAGAGCCATTATGTACGCACCATGTGCAGTTCCATGGAAGTTCAGATAGTTGCTTGAGACAACTCCCTCCACCCTCGCGTATCCGTCCCTGACCTCCAGAATCTCTGCATTCAGAAATTTTCTGAAACTGTCTCTATCCGGTTCTGGTTTGGGATGCTTTCCAGTCATGATCAGGAATGTGCTATTAAAAAATAAATTTCTTGGGGACTTCTGCACCTTCGGAGTTTTCAACCATCCATTCTCAGATAAACCTGTCGAGGTTCATAGCCTTGTTCCAGGCTTTTGTAAAGTCATGGATGAATTTTTCTCCGGAATCGTCGCTGGCGTAAACCTCTACCACAGCCCGGCCCCATCTGGTGTCCGAATATCTGATCAACCCTCGTTTTCCTGAATTTCAGTTCTCCGCTTTTTCTGTCATAGCCCTCGAATAAATAATAGCGGTTCTCATCTGCCTGTCTTCACCCAGCCCCCATATCGAGCAGATTCACAAAAAAGTCGTTGGTCAGCATGCCGGGTGTGTCTGTGAGAACTCCGTGATTCTCATATCTGTAACTGACCCGGTGCATCTACTCTGACCCATGACCTGAGAAAACTATCGGATACCGATAGTAATAAATACAACAAAATCAGAGACACCGTCAATGTCAGATGCGCTAAAGGGCATGCTCAAGCTTCTGATTCTCAGAGAGCTTGAAAGCGGAGAGGCAACGGGTTACGAGCTCATCGAGAGAATAGGAAAAATCGTATCAAAAAAACCGTCTCCCGGATCGGTTTATCCCCTTCTGAATGAGCTTCACGACAGGGGTTTTCTTGAGGTTTCGGTTAGGGGAAACAGGAAGATATACTCCCTTTCCACAAAGGGTAAGAGGGCTCTCGAAGAGTTGAAGGAAAGGGAAAGGATGCTGATACTCGATAAGATCAGGTTTCTGATGGAGGCGGGCATCCTTTCGGGTGAGAGCGTTGATGAAGCAGTAACCTTCGTCATGGAAAGAAGGGAGAAGCGCTGGGAGCTCTTAAGGATTAAAAACTGGTTCAGGCTTCAGGAGGCGATTCTGAAGGCATACAGAAAGAATCCTGAGAAGACTGAAAGGGCTGTTGAAGATGCCATAAGGATGTTTGAAGCTGTTGGGGACTCTGAAGGTGGGAAACATGAAGAGGCGTAGTATTTTTTCAGTGCTGATTTTGGCGGCATTTCTGCTGGCCATGGGGGTTGCAAGTGCAGAGAGTGCAGATTTCAGGTTTCACGTCTCACCGGTCAGAGATACCTTCTATCCTGGCGAGGATGCAGTTTTAACCCTGCTGATAGAGAATGACGCAAAGGTTAGCAGTTTTATCATCAATGAGAACACGTCGAATCTTCTGCCCCTCATCACAACTGCCAAGAACCTCAGAGTTGAGCTCAGCGGGAGCCCACCTGTTGAGGTGAAGACGATCAATCCGCAGCTTGCCGGAGATCTGCCGTCGGGAATGGTTTCCAAGGTGTCCTTCAGGATAAAGATCGATCCGGATGCTCGGGAGAAGGAATACACGTTAACCGTGAAGATTCACTTCACCTATGTCACCTACTCGATTGATCCGCTTACGAAAACGGCATACATAACCTATGACCATGACGTTTATCTCAAAAACGTCAACATTCGTGTGAGCAAGAAGGATTACGACTTCAACGTCAGGATTCTGAACTCGACCCTTCTGGCAGGAAAGAAAGATGTTGTGAGCGTGGAGGTCATCAACACGGGTAAGAATCCAGTACACAACACCTCTGTCATTCTGAACGCAACCCCACCTTTAATGCCAGATCCGACAGGCATGATTGCTTACATTGGGGATCTGGCCTCGGGAGAAAAGAGAACTGTATCTTTCAAGGTGTATGTGTCTGAAAACGCACTCAATCAGAGCTATCCAGCCAGGTTCGTTTTTCAGTTCAGCGACGCTGCAGGCTTTCCAAAAACTGCTGTAAAAACAGCCCCTATTTGGGTGGAGGGCAGCAATAGCATCGAAGTTGAGAACTGGCAGAGCATCCTGACTCCACCGCTGAACGCCCCTGTCAGGCAGAAAATAAGTGTCCCCTCCCTTCCATCCATCCCCTCTATCCCATCGCTGCCATCTTCTTCGCCTTCATTTCTATCCGGGAAAAAAGTCCAGCCCGCTTCAGGTGTAGTGACGATTCCGTCAAGAGGCATTGTGGAGGTCACACTCAAGAACACGGGAGAGGAGATGAGGGATGCTGTAGCCATACTGTCCTTTGACACCCCACTCATCCGTGTGGAGAACTCGCCATACATAGGGCATCTCGGCAGAAACGAGAGTGTCAGGGTTCTTTTCAACGTGGAGAACCTGGCTCAGGAAGGAAAGTACAGGGGATGGGTTGCGATCAGCTACACAAATCCCCGGGGAGATGAGGTTTTGACTGAAAAGCACTACATAGCCGTTGAGATTGGAGAAAGTCCCCTGCAGATAAGGGACGTGAAAGCCCTTCTTTCAGCCGGACAGAAAGGCGAGATGGTTGTGGAGGTGGAGAACGGAATTAAAGAGAGGCTTGAGGATGTCGAGCTGAGCCTCCTATCGCCTGAGCTCACGATTACGCCCCTCACCACAACTGCTTTCATCGGAAGCCTGGAAAGCGGAAAGGTTGGTAATGCAAGGTTCAGGATTGACGTGGATGATGATGCAGTCCTGGGGAACTACACCCTCTACCTGCTGGAGAGATTTGAGATAAACGGAGCGGAAATAGTAAGCTCGGCCAGAATCCCGGTTTCGGTGGAGTCCAGAGGGGTGAAAATAGAAATAACATCGGTTGAAGCCTCTCTTTACCCTGATTCCACGGGTGAAGTTGTCATAAAGCTAAAGAACTCTGGCAGCACCCTGTACAACACCATTGTAATGCTGGAGGTATCAGCACCGCTCTCGGTGGCTGGGGGAAGCTCTCTGGGCAGTCTCGTCGGTCAGTCACAGCCTGGCATGTACTTTGTCGGGACCCTTGAGCCCGGCAGCACGGCAGTGGTGAAGTACAGGGTGAAGGTTGACAAGGATGCGGGAGCGGGCAGCTATCCTGCAAATCTGAGGCTGAGCTATTACGATGCTGAGGGCTACAAGCATGAAACTGGCAGTTTCCCCATTGCTCTCGAGGTGAAGGAAAAGCCATTGATAACCCCTGTTCTTTTTGCTGCCGCTGCACTGGGGCTGATAGCCTTACTGACCGCTGCTGTAATTGTGAGGAGGAGCAGGAGGAAGAGAAAGTCTGAAGCGAATGAACGGGAGAAATGAGAAGAATGGATGCTGGACAATCCGGACATGGAGGATATGACACAAAAGCAGTGAATCCGTGGCTCTCTCTGATTCCTGTGGCCACCGGGGTATTCATGGTGATGCTGGATACCAGCATACTGAACATAGCCCTCCCAAGCATAGCCGAGGAGTTCAACGCCTCGGCCTCCGACGTTCAGTGGCTCCTTAACGCATATCTCATAACTCTGGTTGTGCTGCTGGTCACCTTTGGCAGGCTGGGAGACATGGTGAAGAGAAACCTCCTTTACGTTACCGGAATGGCCGTTTTCATTGCTGGAAGCCTTCTCTGTGCGGAGTCTTGGGACATCTTAGTGTTCATTGTGGCCAGAGTGATACAGGCAGTTGGGGGAGCGATAATGCTGGGAAACAGCATGGCTCTGATCACAGAACTATTCCCTCCGGGTAAAAGAGGGGCTGCAATGGGGCTTAACTCAATCCTCATCGCCTCCTCATTCGCCTTCGGACCTGTGATAGGTGGCTGGCTGACGACGCATATGAGCTGGCACTGGGTTTTCTACATCAACCTGCCGGTGGGTCTTGCGGGAATTGCCCTCGGATTGACGCTGCTCCCAGCAATGGGTGAAAAGGCCAAGGTGCCGGTGGATGTGTTTGGACTGGCACTCCTGTCCATATCTCTTGGCTCCCTTACAATCGGAATCATCCAGGGGCAGGAGTGGGGCTGGAGAGACGACAAGACAATTGCGTCCTTCATAGTGGCGTTCTCATACCTTACAGCTTTCATCGCAAGGGAACTCACCTGTGACTATCCCATTCTTGATCTGAATCTCTTCAGAATAAGGAATTTTACAGCAGGAGTTACTGCTCTCTTTTTCATGTCAATGGGGCTTTCAACCTCTCTGTTTCTCATGCCATTCTTCCTGCAGGGAATAAAGGGGTTGACGGCTGAGCAGGCGGGGCTCTGGATAATGCCAATTCCAATTGTGAACACCGTCATAGCCCCACTTGCAGGAAGGCTCAGCGACAGAATCAATCCGAAGATAACCATGTCGATGGGACCGGTGGTCTTCTCCATCGGGCTCTACCTCCTGAGCAAGATAAGCGCAAACGTGACGTTCTGGGAGCTGCTGCCGGTGCTCCTCTTCATCGGCTCAGGCATGGGTCTATTGATGCCCCCTGCAATGAACGTTATGATGACCTCCGCACCCCCTCACAAGGCCGGGATGGCAAGTGGAACCATTCAGACTTCCAATTCCCTTGCAAGAGCCATGGGGGTATCGCTGGGCGGAATACTCTTTACAGGAAAGATGAACGAGCTGATTCCGAATTTCGGAAATGAGATTCCGAACCCGATGCAGATAAAAATACTGGAAGTTTTGGCCATGAAGGGTTATGCCGGTCCGATTGTGATAGTCACAGAGGCTTTCATGAGGAGCTTCAGAAGTGTTTTCCTGAATGCCATACCCTTTATCCTGATAAGCCTGTTCATCGTGCTGGTGTTCCTGAGGGGTGGAGAGCATCTTGAGGCAATCGGTAAATCAGGTTTTACTGATCAGAGTGACCAGAATTCGCATAATTCGGTTGTCCCCTCACAGTCGAGTAAAGGAGAATACTGCCGGGAAACCGGAAGGTCCGGGGAGTGAGAGGTCACTGCAACTCCGTACGTTCAGAACTGTGACTGAAGGTCGCCATCTGGAGTTTATCTGAAATACGTGGCAGCATGGGATTCATAATTCTGCAACCTGAACCTGATCAATCAGATCCATCAAAATGTGGACCAAAGTTCATAGCTTACTGTATATCTTAGCATACATATAAGCCAGACTGAGAGGATATCCCGGATCTGTAATGCGTGTTCACATCAGAAAAATTATGACGGACCCGCCGGGATTTGAACCCGGGTTAGAGGCTCCGAAGAAGAGAGCAGAGAAATCCGTTGTGAAATTCAAGATAGATGATAGGACGGAAGAGGAATATATCTTCTTCAGGTTCACTAACAACAAAACAAAGGATGGACAGAGGAGAATCGAAAAAATATTCAAGGACTTGTTAGAAGTGACCGGGAGAGAGATCTCAAGAGACAGCATTCTGAAATTCCAGAACTGGTATATGACTAAATACAGCCACCATGAAACAAGAAAGAAGTATTACACAAACACCAGGAATTTCCTGGAATGGCTTTACAAGAAGACTGGAGACTACAGGTTTAGAGAGCTAAAGGAGTTACTGGTAACACCAAAGAGGCCAAGCAAAAAGATCAATTCCATCCTCCTTAGAGAAGATGACGTAAGAAACGTAGTTTCGGCAATTTACAAACTTCCAATAAACCCGCATGATTCTAAGATGAGACACTATTATTCCAAGATCAAGTTTATTGCCTTTGTTCTCCTTGCATCCTACACAGGACAGAGACCTGAATCCACCCTGGTTAAACTTACCCTCAATGATATCCGGGAGGCCTTGGAAAGAGATCCGCCCATGCTCTGGATACCTGAGGAGAAGGATAAAGAGTCCTTCCCTCACTGGGTTCCTCTTCACCCTGTTGTGGTTGAATGGCTTAAACCTGTGATAGAATTCTATGACATCCATCCTCAGGGACCATCAGATAACAGGCTTTTCCACAAATATCCAGTTTACAAACTCTTGAAGAAAATTAACGTTAAAGCAATCCATACAGGCATACCGATAAGGCCCTCTCATTTCAGGAAGTTTTTCGAGCAGATGTGTAACAACGTCCTGATGGTTCACCCTGGACTGAGAGATTACATCATGGCACATAACACAGGCAGTCTTGACGTTCAGAGCTATGATGGGAAACTTCCCTCTGAGATCTATTACCAGTACATGGAGAAGTGGGGGAAGGTTAACCTTGTGCCACCAGAGGTTAAGCTGGAGGAGCTGATCCATAACCTCTCCCCAACTGGGGATTAACTCCCTACTCTTTAACCCCCCTCTCTTCCACCCATTGACTCCCAGTTATCACCTTAGAACATGCTAAGGTTTTGGTGCAAAATCAGGTTCTGGTTCTTCCTTGAGAGTCGAAGGAATTTTAGAATAGGTCCAGCTTCCAGGAAGTCGAAAGATTGTTAGAGTTACTGGATGATTCATCTACTGGATAATCAATCCAGCCCTGAAATTTGTATTTCGGAGACCTGAATATAAATTAATATGTATTAGTATGTATCAAAAAATAAAGAACAGCAATCCACTTTAGAGAGCTCCTCCGTAATAGTAGCCGTATCCAGCCCTTCCAAGTCCCATCACGAGTCCAAGCACTATGAAGATTATCACGGCCATGACGACCACTGGCAAATACTTCCCCGTCTGAGCCAGCGCCTTGAAGCTGTTTATTATGGCATCGTTGACATAGGTCTGCACCTGGGTGTTGTTTATTGAATTGATCTCTGGCTCCACCATAACATAGGTCTGCCCTCCGAGAGTTCCAACGAAAATCAAGACAAGTGTGGCCACACCTATGCCGACTATGAGGGCTATGATGTCGCCGACGTTCGCTTGAACGTATCCGGACTTCCTGTACACCGGCTTTGCTTTCACTTCCTCAAACCCCTCAGGCCTGAATTCCTCCACGACAGCCTCCATTTTCACATCACCAAAAAAGAGAGTAGATTCTTTCCTCAAATAACGCTCGCTGTGACACGTGTCACCTCGAGCCTGTTTAATACATCCAAAGACAGAAAAGGCTCTTGAAGGTGATATTATGGTCCTGCCTCTTGTCGGTCTGGCCGTTGCAATGGCTGCGAGCGCGCTAGCACCAAAAGTGGCAGAAGCGGTTGAAAGAATGAGAAACCCTGAGGTTAACGAGTATGCCAGCAGAAGAGAGGTTAGAGAGGCCTACAGGAAAGCCATTGAGGAGGTTGAAAGAGCGCAGTATGAGAGAGTGAAGTCCACCCCCTCACCATTCGATGATGTGTCATATTACATATATGGTGCCATTCCTGGACTTGCCACCTATGCAAGCAAAAAACAGGTTGCCTCTGCAACTGAAAAAATCCTCATCTCCCAGGGATATTCGCCTGATGAGGCCAGGAAAGCAGCATCAGCGATTGAGAGAGTCGAATCTGCCAAGGCTATTGGAGAGGTTGTTGGTGCCATAATTCCTGCAGGAGGTTCAGCAGCTCTGGCAGTAAGACAGGCAGGGAAGTTCATAGCCAAGGAGATAGGAGAGCAGGCCATCAAAACCTTAGGAAGGGAAGGAGTGGAGAAGCTGGTCGGGAAAACAATAGTCAAAGAAGGTGCTGAATCAGTTGGAAAAGCATTGATGGAAAAGGGCCTGATAACAGTTTCCAAGAAGGAAGCTGTGGGTATTGGAACAAAAGCAGTGGGGAAAGCATCAGCCTTAGCTGGGGCATGGGAAGGTGCAACAGTCTCAGCCATGCAGGATGTGAGCAGAGAGAAGTATACCAAACCTAAGGAGATGTTGAAGGACGTTGCTTTTGGTGCTGCTACAGGTGCAGCAGCTGCCGGTGTGGCAGGTGCTGTTATTGGAAGGCTGGCAGTTAAAGGCTCGAGACTTGCCAAACCCCTTGACTATTTCACGGGAATAATTGACCCATACGAGAAGCCTGGAGACTGGATAGGAGAGAGCTTTGCCAGAAAGATAAAAGTCCCACAGCCTTCCCTGCCAGTTGCAGATATCCCTGAACCTGTGAGGATTCCGAGAATTCATCCACCGTCATTAACCCCATCTCCAGCTCCATCTGATATACCTGGGAACCTTCCACGTGAGAAGCTCAGTCCCGGATCTACGAGAAGCATATACAGAAGCATTAACGCCAGAAAGGCAAAGATGAGGGTCCCATCAATAACGCCAACACCAGCTCCTTCTCCGTCACCATCTCCAGCTCCCTCTCCAACACCAAGTCCAACACCATCAACCACACCAACCCCATCCCCAACTCCAAGTCCAACGCCTGTTCCAACCATCACACTAACTCCAACAATCACTCCAAGTCCTTCCCCCACTCCAAGTCCAGTCCCAACCCCAGCACCTGTCCCAACACCAACTCCAACGCCAACCCCAACACCTACTCCTCAGCCTACACCAACTCCAGAGCCAACTCAAACTCCTACCCCCACGCCTACTCCAACTCCAGCTCCAACACCAACCCCAACCCCAACTCCAATGCCGAGGGTTCTGCCATTCTTCCCGTTCATAGGGAGACTGGACAAAGGGAACGAAAATGTGACAAGGAAAACAAAGCTCATCTACTACGACGAGCTTGAGGCAGCAAGGAGGGCACTGTTCAACCTCTTTGGTCTCAATCTGTAGGACAAGAGCTATTTTTCCCTCTCCCCTCCTTAGTAACAAGGTTTTTCTATATCGAAATTTTGAGCACCAATATGGGCAAGCTTGTAGGTTTAGGAGCTGGGTTTGTAATTGGCTTTTTCTCCATTTTGTATTATTTGAATCCAGAAGATACGATCATAAAAGCCTTTTTTAAGATGTTTGAGGTCTTGGAAGAATACACTCCTCCAGAAGCTGAGGACATTATGAAGAATGTGACTACCGCTGCGCAGGTAATTATTCTGATATCTTGGATTGTAGGGTTATTTATCTTGAAAAAGGACCCTCTAGGATTTTTGACTGGGCTTCTTTTTGGGCTTATTTTAGGATTCTATGTGAGTTCAGTGTTTTAGAAATCACTATTATTCTGGCCAGCTCAACTCTTGAGGTTCGGAGGTACCATTTTTAAACTCTTGGGAAAAGGAGAGTTTTCCCAAATCCCGGGTATTTTTGCCGGAATTCGCAGCGTAAATATATAATATAACAATACATTGTATTACCAATGTAAGACTGAATCACAGAAACCCATAGAATTCAAGCCACTTTCTGAAATTGTGTGATAACTCAAACCTTTCCATGTAGATCTTCAAGACCTCCTTGAATAACTCTTCATCATGGAAGGTAATGGGACACTTATCTGTCCTCTGACGTAATGTGAGAAAATCAGGGTCTGAACCATACACTATCCAATGTTCAATATGGAACCTGTAATTTCTACCTTTCTTGACAAGTCTAAGAATACCTTTTCTATTACAGATCGGGCAGGTTATTATATTATCCTTACTTTTCCTTGATGATCCTTTAGGAATAACGTTCTTAAGATTCTCAAGAATTTTCTGGATCTCCTCTTCAGAGATCTCTCCCTTTTTCATGGATTCTTAACCTCCTCATTACAGTCCACTTGCTCACATCATAACCCATCTGCCTGAGCTTCCACGCAATCATCTCATAGCTATACCCCTTAGCTCTAAGGGAGAGGCAGAGATCAAGGGGAAAGTCCTTCCTCGGTCTTCCTGTTCCCTTCCTGATATACAGAACCTCAGGCATTATCTCACCCTGTCATGTCTATGATCTCTTCCTCAGGTTCTTTTGGCTTTGACTCCCTCACCCAGAAGACTCCGACTTCTTTCCATGTGCCGTTATCTCTGATCACCAGTCTGAAAGCTGGCTGACTGTCCTTCTCCTTCTTCTCGTTCTTGAAGATGTAAGCCTCTCTCTTGCCGAGAATACCAAAATCAACGTATCCGGAAAGATACTTTTTACTCTTCATCTTTCTCCCTCCTCAAGAAGCTTAATATCTTCCAGAGCGTGCTTATAACCGTGTAAAAAAGCATCATGGTAAACGGATTCAACCAGCCTTGACACCCATTTTGAGAACCATCTTGCGTGTTCTTCTGCCAGTCTTGCACCCTTCCCGTAGAGGAGTTCCTTTTTCATGAGGTCAAGATCGCCCATCATT is a window of Geoglobus acetivorans DNA encoding:
- a CDS encoding hotdog fold thioesterase; translation: MTGKHPKPEPDRDSFRKFLNAEILEVRDGYARVEGVVSSNYLNFHGTAHGAYIMALADFAFALAVNSGNYSRFALSIRMDFIKPAFHGDRLTAEAEIEYGRKVAFCRLEVRRGDETIARGLAIAYGSEVPA
- a CDS encoding helix-turn-helix transcriptional regulator, with the protein product MSDALKGMLKLLILRELESGEATGYELIERIGKIVSKKPSPGSVYPLLNELHDRGFLEVSVRGNRKIYSLSTKGKRALEELKERERMLILDKIRFLMEAGILSGESVDEAVTFVMERREKRWELLRIKNWFRLQEAILKAYRKNPEKTERAVEDAIRMFEAVGDSEGGKHEEA
- a CDS encoding DHA2 family efflux MFS transporter permease subunit, producing MRRMDAGQSGHGGYDTKAVNPWLSLIPVATGVFMVMLDTSILNIALPSIAEEFNASASDVQWLLNAYLITLVVLLVTFGRLGDMVKRNLLYVTGMAVFIAGSLLCAESWDILVFIVARVIQAVGGAIMLGNSMALITELFPPGKRGAAMGLNSILIASSFAFGPVIGGWLTTHMSWHWVFYINLPVGLAGIALGLTLLPAMGEKAKVPVDVFGLALLSISLGSLTIGIIQGQEWGWRDDKTIASFIVAFSYLTAFIARELTCDYPILDLNLFRIRNFTAGVTALFFMSMGLSTSLFLMPFFLQGIKGLTAEQAGLWIMPIPIVNTVIAPLAGRLSDRINPKITMSMGPVVFSIGLYLLSKISANVTFWELLPVLLFIGSGMGLLMPPAMNVMMTSAPPHKAGMASGTIQTSNSLARAMGVSLGGILFTGKMNELIPNFGNEIPNPMQIKILEVLAMKGYAGPIVIVTEAFMRSFRSVFLNAIPFILISLFIVLVFLRGGEHLEAIGKSGFTDQSDQNSHNSVVPSQSSKGEYCRETGRSGE
- a CDS encoding DUF736 family protein, encoding MKSKKYLSGYVDFGILGKREAYIFKNEKKEKDSQPAFRLVIRDNGTWKEVGVFWVRESKPKEPEEEIIDMTG